Proteins encoded within one genomic window of Guyparkeria hydrothermalis:
- a CDS encoding K+/H+ antiporter subunit F, giving the protein MIHVSLGIALILIVIAMGLAAYRLFKGPETVDRVLALDTLSINAIALLVALGIWFETTINFEAALLIAVLGFITTVALSKYLIRGDIVE; this is encoded by the coding sequence ATGATCCATGTCAGCCTGGGCATTGCCCTGATCCTGATCGTCATCGCGATGGGTCTGGCCGCGTATCGCCTGTTCAAGGGCCCGGAGACGGTCGACCGGGTGCTGGCGCTCGACACCCTGTCGATCAACGCCATCGCTCTGCTGGTTGCGTTGGGGATATGGTTCGAGACGACGATCAATTTCGAGGCCGCCCTGCTGATCGCGGTGCTGGGCTTCATCACCACGGTCGCGCTCAGCAAATACCTGATCCGCGGCGATATCGTCGAATAA